One segment of Bacteroidota bacterium DNA contains the following:
- a CDS encoding class I SAM-dependent methyltransferase has product MEGEYYKTKKSVDEYIYLAKDVSGKQLIEKLKRVLPANSVILEIGSGPGTDWRILNESYNVIGSDNSTEFLNHLINENPIGEFLELDAITLKTDKTFDGIYSNKVIHHLTDNELIDSVKRQYEILNSDGIVCHSFWKGEGSEIFKGLFVNYHTEAGLTEVFKNYFEILSIEKYKEFEDDDSLLLIGKKK; this is encoded by the coding sequence ATGGAAGGAGAATATTATAAAACCAAAAAATCTGTCGATGAGTATATTTATTTGGCAAAAGATGTTTCAGGGAAACAACTAATTGAGAAACTAAAACGGGTTTTACCAGCTAATTCAGTTATACTTGAAATCGGCTCTGGTCCTGGTACTGATTGGAGAATTTTGAACGAATCGTATAATGTCATCGGTTCAGATAATTCAACAGAGTTTTTAAATCATCTGATTAATGAAAATCCAATTGGGGAGTTCCTTGAGCTGGATGCTATCACTTTAAAAACAGACAAGACTTTTGATGGGATTTATTCCAATAAAGTAATACATCATCTAACCGACAATGAATTAATTGATTCTGTGAAAAGACAATATGAGATTCTAAATTCTGATGGAATAGTTTGTCATTCATTCTGGAAAGGAGAAGGTTCTGAAATTTTCAAAGGTCTTTTCGTGAATTATCATACTGAAGCTGGACTCACAGAGGTTTTTAAAAACTATTTTGAGATCCTGTCAATCGAAAAATATAAAGAGTTTGAAGATGATGATTCCCTTTTGTTAATTGGAAAGAAAAAATAA